A genomic region of Trifolium pratense cultivar HEN17-A07 linkage group LG3, ARS_RC_1.1, whole genome shotgun sequence contains the following coding sequences:
- the LOC123914908 gene encoding secreted RxLR effector protein 161-like gives MVGCLMYLLATRPDLAFSVCLVARFMERPTEFHVAAVKRILRYVKGTVSYGLWFEKGKNDELIGWSDSDYAGDLDDRKSTSGYVFIIGSKVVSWSSKKQPIVTISTTEAEFIAAANCACQAIWLSRVLDHISSRKKECITLYCDNSSTIKLSKNPVMHGRSKYIDVRFHFLRDLTKDRKIQLLHCSSFEQTADIMTKALSFESFCKFRDLLGLCKLEDIN, from the coding sequence ATGGTAGGTTGTTTGATGTATCTTCTTGCCACTAGACCTGATTTAGCATTTTCAGTGTGCTTGGTAGCTAGGTTTATGGAGAGGCCTACAGAGTTCCATGTTGCAGCAGTGAAAAGAATCCTTAGATATGTAAAAGGGACTGTGAGCTATGGACTGTGgtttgaaaaaggaaagaatgATGAGCTTATTGGTTGGTCAGACTCAGATTATGCAGGAGATcttgatgatagaaagagtacaTCAGGGTATGTGTTCATAATTGGTTCAAAAGTTGTGTCATGGTCATCAAAGAAGCAACCAATTGTAACCATATCCACTACTGAAGCTGAATTCATAGCAGCAGCCAACTGTGCCTGTCAAGCCATCTGGTTAAGTAGGGTGCTTGATCACATCAGCAGCAGAAAGAAAGAGTGCATTACCTTGTATTGTGACAACAGTTCAACAATCAAACTGTCAAAGAATCCAGTGATGCATGGAAGGAGTAAGTACATTGATGTTAGGTTTCATTTTCTCAGAGATTTAACCAAAGATAGAAAGATCCAGCTGCTGCACTGCTCATCCTTTGAGCAAACTGCAGACATCATGACTAAGGCTTTGTCTTTTGAGAGTTTTTGCAAATTCAGAGACTTGCTTGGATTGTGTAAGCTTGAAGACATAAACTGA
- the LOC123915799 gene encoding uncharacterized protein LOC123915799, whose product MIEVETMQQPQHHHRDDEGEASFSYSHNHVSPSPSFSSYSSETLAEIAARVIDELRWEPHSEEDALYQPWETNNNNSTNQNGNDEDEKSEFEFAVVSTDTTTFSAVSSADDIFYNGQIKPLYYPIFDQNLLLNDNDDVVSSISAVPNETTTRRRLPLRTLMFEESETTCSSSTDESVDLEGIAEGSYCVWNPNSVGIERKKSNSTGSGSKRWKLRNLLLRSHSDGKDKQPVMFQIPKTTASKVSPTVENHGGKNQSKRKSFLPYRPELVGLFSNVNGLGRNLNPF is encoded by the coding sequence ATGATTGAGGTGGAAACGATGCAGCAGCCTCAGCACCATCATAGAGATGATGAAGGAGAAGCTTCTTTTTCTTATTCTCATAATCACGTTTCTCCTTCTCCTAGTTTCAGCAGCTACTCATCGGAAACACTCGCTGAAATCGCAGCCAGAGTCATCGATGAGCTTCGATGGGAACCTCATTCCGAAGAGGACGCGCTTTATCAACCATGGgaaaccaacaacaacaattcaaCTAATCAAAACGGCAACGACGAAGATGAAAAAAGTGAATTCGAATTCGCGGTGGTTTCTACGGATACTACAACTTTCTCGGCGGTTTCCTCCGCCGATGACATTTTCTACAACGGTCAGATCAAACCTTTGTACTATCCAATTTTCGATCAAAATCTTCTACTAAACGACAACGACGACGTCGTTTCATCCATTTCGGCTGTTCCTAACGAAACTACAACACGACGTCGTTTACCTTTAAGGACACTGATGTTTGAAGAAAGCGAAACGACGTGTTCGTCTTCAACCGACGAGAGCGTCGACCTTGAAGGCATAGCGGAAGGGAGTTACTGCGTTTGGAATCCAAATTCGGTAGGAATTGAACGAAAGAAGAGTAATTCAACTGGTTCTGGTTCTAAGCGGTGGAAGCTTAGGAACTTGCTTTTGAGGAGTCATAGCGACGGTAAGGATAAGCAACCGGTGATGTTTCAGATTCCGAAAACGACGGCGAGTAAAGTGTCTCCGACGGTGGAGAATCACGGTGGCAAAAATCAGAGTAAGAGAAAGTCTTTTTTGCCTTACAGACCCGAATTGGTTGGACTTTTCTCTAATGTTAATGGGCTTGGTCGAAATTTGAACCCGTTTTAA
- the LOC123914909 gene encoding secreted RxLR effector protein 161-like — MERMSFPTFKQAPRAWFSKFYKTITQLNFSSSAHDSALFTRKTDNGTVVLLLYVDDMIITGDDSIGIEELKKFLCQHFEMKDLGPLTYFMGLEVLSSSGVLFLSHANQFMASPRSTHYAAVLRIIRYIKGALYYGLHYSATSSLILNAYSDVDWAGDPSDCRSTTGFCIFLGDSLISWRSKKQTLTARSSTESEYRALAGTTSEILWLRWLLADLETS; from the exons ATGGAGAGAATGTCGTTTCCAACCTTCAAACAAGCACCTAGAGCTTGGTTTTCTAAATTTTACAAGACTATCACCCAATTGAATTTCTCCTCTAGTGCTCATGATTCTGCTCTTTTTACTCGGAAAACTGACAATGGCACTGTTGTATTGCTTCTTTATGTCGATGACATGATTATCACCGGTGATGACTCCATTGGAATTGAAGAGCTCAAGAAATTCTTGTGTCAACACtttgagatgaaggatcttGGACCATTAACTTATTTTATGGGGCTTGAAGTATTATCTTCAAGTGGTGTCTTGTTTTTGTCACATGCTAA CCAATTCATGGCTTCACCACGTTCCACACATTATGCTGCCGTCCTCCGGATTATTCGATATATCAAGGGTGCCTTATATTATGGTCTTCACTACTCAGCTACATCCTCATTGATTCTTAACGCCTACTCTGATGTTGACTGGGCCGGTGATCCAAGTGATTGCCGTTCTACCActggtttttgtatttttcttggagATTCTCTTATATCCTGGCGTAGCAAGAAACAAACTTTAACAGCCCGCTCTAGCACTGAATCTGAATATCGTGCTCTTGCTGGCACTACTTCTGAGATATTGTGGCTTCGTTGGCTTCTTGCTGATTTAGAGACATCATAA
- the LOC123914910 gene encoding ankycorbin-like produces the protein MSPKNPPFECGQSPASPVIKRLRRMLTLSTEDLMDDFGEFSEFVKELNDYCWRLTKEEKRFLDSVLRLEKELKDSASFVIAVENVKECHAEVTEAVDSQIEITKETMDVQEEILGICFNEERRVDDRLAMLNKEMKPLLKRKRALQGEIRDDVTKLISRRHSLVDLLDKQGELKEDLKPIEENMALSDFEQDTVNFLDFYALMDTADILRCEERMRTISNEERLAFLAKARQQKANLVVTVVDPLKQLHVEEAAVKEGRSKKEHEGRIRVEIPGKTASGAEGNEGVASPPPKKQKVESIAQAAKDASKGKGVASSSSQDPDAGASLTWSSFDPFEFIERGVTMVGDMTRFTNTSTEDLRRKALEYEVKGTLLNYLLTNRQEQEVQEAKQKVKTVDDNLADIEKRYTETKTKLEADIKKLKEEQEGEAERLRKEYEEKLAKIKESYAASETKLKENAAAQNEKLSKLSKEKDEAVLSVGTLADEKARLESDVTELQLYAANQYDEGFSFAIE, from the exons atgtctcccaaaaatcctccCTTTGAATGTGGTCAATCCCCTGCTTCCCCCGTCATCAAGCGGCTCCGGCGTATGTTGACCCTGAGTACGGAGGACTTAATGGACGATTTTGGTGAGTTCTCGGAGTTTGTCAAAGAGCTTAATGATTATTGCTGGAGGTTGACCAAGGAAGAGAAGCGTTTTCTTGACAGTGTGCTGCGTCTGGAGAAGGAGTTGAAGGATAGTGCATCctttgtgattgctgtggagaatgtcaaagaaTGCCATGCCGAAGTTACCGAAGCTGTCGACAGccagatagagatcacgaaagaGACCATGGATGTGCAGGAGGAGATCCTGGGTATATGCTTTAACGAGGAGCGAAGGGTGGATGATCGTTTGGCGATGTTGAACAAAGAGATGAAGCCACTcttgaagaggaagagggctcttCAGGGTGAGATTAGGGATGATGTTACTAAGCTGATTTCCAGACGTCACTCTTTGGTGGACCTTTTGGACAAGCAGGGCGAGCTGAAAGAAGATTTGAAGcctattgaagaaaacatg GCCTTGAGTGATTTTGAACAAGAtaccgtcaacttccttgacttctaTGCTCTTATGGATACCGCCGACATTCTtaggtgtgagg AGAGAATGAGAACTATCTCGAATGAGGAAAGATTGGCGTTTTTGGCAAAGGCTCGCCAACAGAAGGCCAATCTTGTCGTTACTGTGGTTGATCCGTTGAAGCAGCTGCATGTGGAGGAAGCTGCTGTAAAAGAAGGGCGAAGCAAGAAGGAACATGAGGGGCGGATCCGTGTCGAGATCCCGGGGAAAACAGCTTCTGGAGCAGAGGGAAACGAGGGTGTTGCTTCTCCTCCTCCCAAAAAGCAAAAGGTTGAGAGTATCGCTCAAGCTGCCAAGGACGCCTCCAAAGGCAAAGGCGTGGCTTCCAGTTCCTCTCAAGACCCCGATGCTGGTGCCTCTCTTACTTGGAGCTCCTTTGATCCTTTTGAGTTCATTGAAAGAGGGGTGACTATGGTTGGCGATATGACTCGCTTTACCAACACTTCTACTGAGGATTTGAGGAGGAAGGCTTTGGAGTACGAGGTTAAAGGCACTCTTCTCAACTATTTGCTGACAAATCGCCAAGAACAAGAGGTCCAAGAGGCGAAGCAGAAGGTGAAGACCGTTGATGATAACCTtgctgatattgagaagaggtatACTGAGACCAAGACCAAGCTGGAAGCAGACATTAAGAAGCTGAAGGAAGAACAGGAAGGCGAGGCGGAGAGGTTGAGGAAAGAGTATGAGGAGAAGCTGGCTAAGATTAAAGAAAGCTATGCCGCTTCTGAGACCAAGCTTAAGGAGAATGCTGCGGCCCAGAATGAGAAACTTTCTAAGCTTTCCAAGGAGAAGGATGAAGCGGTACTGTCTGTTGGGACCTTAGCTGATGAGAAAGCTAGATTGGAGAGTGATGTCACAGAGCTTCAGCTCTATGCCGCCAACCAATATGACGAGGGCTTTTCTTTTGCCATAGAATAG